A region from the Lemur catta isolate mLemCat1 chromosome 7, mLemCat1.pri, whole genome shotgun sequence genome encodes:
- the LOC123641590 gene encoding olfactory receptor 52A1 has product MSVSNITVYMPSVLTLIGIPGLESVQCWIGIPFCAMYLIAMFGNSLLLIIIKSERSLHEPMYVFLGMLGATDIVLASSIMPKMLGIFWFHVPEIYFDSCLLQMWFIHTFQGIESGILLAMALDRYVAICYPLRHATIFTHQLVTQIGVMVVLRAAVLVAPCLLLIKCRFQFYHTTVISHSYCEHMAIVKLAAADVRVSKIYGLFVAFTVAGFDLIFITLSYIQVFITIFRLPQKDARLKAFNTCIAHICVFLQFYLLAFFSFFTHRFGSHIPPYIHILVSSMYLLLPPFLNPLVYGVKTKQIRIHMVKIFCS; this is encoded by the coding sequence ATGTCTGTTTCCAACATAACGGTCTACATGCCTTCTGTTTTGACACTAATAGGGATCCCAGGCCTAGAATCTGTACAGTGCTGGATTGGGATTCCATTCTGTGCCATGTATCTCATTGCCATGTTTGGAAACTCCTTGCTTCTGATCATTATCAAATCAGAGCGCAGTCTCCATGAGCCCATGTATGTTTTCTTAGGCATGCTAGGAGCCACGGATATTGTACTTGCTAGCAGCATTATGCCTAAGATGCTTGGAATCTTCTGGTTTCATGTGCCTGAAATCTACTTTGATTCCTGCTTGCTTCAGATGTGGTTCATCCACACATTTCAGGGTATAGAGTCAGGCATCCTGCTGGCCATGGCCCTGGACCGTTATGTGGCCATCTGTTATCCGCTGAGACATGCCACCATCTTCACCCACCAGCTGGTCACCCaaataggggttatggttgtacTCAGAGCTGCTGTTCTTGTAGCCCCATGCCTACTACTGATAAAGTGCCGGTTTCAGTTTTATCACACAACAGTCATCTCCCACTCCTACTGTGAGCATATGGCCATTGTGAAACTAGCTGCAGCCGATGTCCGAGTCAGCAAAATCTATGGTTTGTTTGTGGCCTTCACTGTTGCAGGCTTTGACCTCATATTCATCACATTGTCCTACATCCAGGTATTTATCACCATTTTTCGTTTGCCCCAGAAGGATGCTAGGCTTAAAGCATTCAATACCTGCATCGCTCACATCTGTGTCTTCCTTCAGTTTTACCTCCTggccttcttctccttctttacACATAGGTTTGGTTCTCATATCCCCCCTTATATCCACATTCTCGTCTCTAGCATGTACTTACTGCTCCCTCCATTTCTCAATCCACTGGTCTATGGTGTGAAGACTAAGCAGATTCGTATTCACATGgtaaaaattttctgttcataa
- the LOC123641592 gene encoding LOW QUALITY PROTEIN: olfactory receptor 52A5-like (The sequence of the model RefSeq protein was modified relative to this genomic sequence to represent the inferred CDS: deleted 1 base in 1 codon): MLTFNGSVFMPSVFTLIGIPGLEAMQCWIGIPFCVMYLIAVIGNSLILVIIKYENSLHIPMYIFLAMLAGTDIALSTSILPKMLGIFWFHLQEISFDACLLQMWLIHSLQAIESGILLAMALDRYVAICDPLRHATIFSQQLLTHIGVGIICRAAILIVPCLVLIKCRLKLFRTTVVFHSYCEHMAIVKLAVEDIRVNKILGLFVAFAILGFDIIFITLSYVQIFITVFQLPQKEARSKALNTCIAHICVFLQFYLLAFFSFFTHRFGSHIPPYVHILLSNLYLLVPPFLNPIVYGVKTKQIRDQVVKVFFSKKVT; encoded by the exons ATGCTCACATTCAATGGCTCAGTCTTCATGCCCTCTGTCTTTACACTAATTGGGATCCCTGGCCTGGAGGCCATGCAGTGTTGGATTGGAATTCCCTTCTGTGTCATGTACCTTATTGCTGTGATTGGAAATTCCCTGATTTTGGTTATAATCAAATATGAAAACAGCCTCCATATACCCATGTACATTTTTTTGGCAATGTTGGCAGGCACAGACATTGCACTTAGCACCTCTATTCTTCCCAAAATGTTAGGTATCTTCTGGTTTCATTTGCAAGAGATTTCTTTTGATGCTTGCTTGCTGCAAATGTGGCTTATTCATTCCCTCCAGGCAATTGAATCAGGGATCCTGCTGGCAATGGCCCTGGatcgctatgtggccatctgtgACCCCTTGAGACATGCCACCATCTTTTCCCAACAACTCTTAACTCATATTGGAGTTGGGATAATATGCAGGGCTGCCATCCTTATAGTACCTTGCTTGGTACTTATCAAATGTCGTCTTAAACTCTTCCGAACTACAGTCGTCTTTCACTCTTACTGTGAGCACATGGCC ATTGTGAAGCTGGCTGTGGAAGATATCCGAGTCAACAAGATACTTGGTCTATTCGTTGCCTTTGCAATCCTAGGGTTTGACATAATCTTTATCACCTTGTCCTATGTTCAAATCTTCATCACTGTCTTTCAGCTGCCCCAGAAGGAGGCACGATCCAAGGCCCTCAATACCTGCATTGCCCACATTTGTGTTTTCCTACAGTTCTACCTccttgccttcttttctttcttcacacaCAGGTTTGGTTCTCACATACCACCATATGTTCATATCCTCTTGTCAAACCTTTACCTGTTAGTACCACCTTTCCTCAACCCTATTGTCTATGGAGTGAAGACCAAACAAATTCGTGACCAGGTGGTGAAAGTGTTTTTCTCCAAAAAAGTAACTTGA